A genome region from Euphorbia lathyris chromosome 4, ddEupLath1.1, whole genome shotgun sequence includes the following:
- the LOC136226107 gene encoding 3-oxo-Delta(4,5)-steroid 5-beta-reductase-like has protein sequence MNWWWSGAIGAAKKKFDEQDDNNAPREYQSVALVIGITGIVGNSLAEILPLSDTPGGPWKVYGVARRQRPIWQADHLIEYIQCDVSIEEETLKKLSLTDITHIFFVAWASKSTEAENCEINGSMLKNVLKSVIPNAENLQHICLQTGSKHYTGPFELFGKFQPHETPWHEDLPRLDTMNFYYTLEDILFHEVAKKEGLTWSIHRPTAIFGFSPCSLMNLVGTLCVYAAICKHQGLPLIFPGNRASWEGYWFVSDADLIAEQQIWAAVDPNAKNEAFNCSNGDVFKWKRLWKVLADEFKIENYGFGEDDKRLRLDEMMKNMGGLWDEIVKEKELVDSEVEKVAIWGLLDLVFNGDGGFMDTMNKSKEHGFFGFRNTHKSFKYWIDKLKSHRIVINFDIVIVTCNKEGGLKWLLTS, from the exons ATGAACTGGTGGTGGTCAGGCGCCATTGGAGCAGCAAAG AAAAAATTCGATGAACAAGATGATAACAATGCACCAAGAGAGTACCAAAGTGTAGCTCTTGTGATCGGAATCACAGGAATCGTCGGGAACAGTTTAGCTGAGATTTTACCTCTTTCAGATACCCCCGGTGGCCCCTGGAAAGTCTACGGCGTTGCCCGTCGCCAACGACCAATCTGGCAGGCAGATCATCTGATTGAATACATTCAATGTGATGTCTCGATTGAAGAAGAAACCCTAAAAAAGCTTTCACTAACGGACATCACCCACATTTTCTTCGTAGCTTGGGCAAGCAAAAGTACAGAAGCTGAGAATTGTGAAATCAATGGCTCAATGCTGAAAAATGTGCTGAAATCAGTGATCCCAAATGCAGAAAATTTGCAGCACATTTGTCTACAGACTGGATCAAAGCATTACACGGGTCCTTTCGAGTTATTTGGGAAATTTCAACCTCATGAAACTCCGTGGCATGAGGATCTTCCCCGGCTGGATACAATGAACTTTTATTATACACTTGAAGACATATTGTTTCATGAAGTTGCCAAAAAAGAAGGATTGACATGGTCAATTCATAGGCCTACTGCGATTTTCGGGTTTTCGCCTTGTTCATTGATGAATTTAGTGGGTACTTTATGTGTTTATGCAGCAATTTGTAAGCATCAAGGGCTTCCATTGATCTTTCCAGGGAATCGTGCTTCCTGGGAAGGGTACTGGTTCGTGTCCGATGCAGATTTGATAGCTGAACAACAGATATGGGCAGCAGTAGATCCTAATGCGAAGAATGAAGCATTCAATTGCAGTAATGGAGATGTTTTCAAGTGGAAACGTTTGTGGAAAGTGTTAGCAGATGAGTTTAAAATTGAGAATTATGGGTTTGGGGAAGATGATAAGAGGTTAAGGTTAGATGAAATGATGAAGAATATGGGGGGATTGTGGGATGAGATTGTTAAAGAAAAAGAGTTGGTTGATAGTGAGGTTGAGAAAGTAGCAATTTGGGGGCTTCTTGATCTGGTTTTCAATGGGGATGGTGGATTCATGGACACTATGAATAAGAGCAAAGAACATGGGTTTTTTGGTTTTAGAAACACACACAAGTCTTTCAAATATTGGATTGATAAACTGAAATCTCATAGAATTGTGATCAACTTTGATATAGTGATTGTCACATGCAATAAAGAAGGAGGACTGAAATGGTTATTAACCAGCTAG